A region of Haloplanus sp. XH21 DNA encodes the following proteins:
- the engB gene encoding GTP-binding protein EngB, with product MFEDRPDRDEVVLVGRSNVGKSTLMRELTGHSVSTGRKPGVTRQPNHFDWTSESFMFTDLPGFGFMSGVSEEHREQIKTDVVRYIEANADDILAGVLVVDGKSAVDIIDRHSGEGEVPHDVELFHFLQELEIPTVVAVNKMDKVDDRDERLDDLCDRLGLYPPWQQWQNTVAPITAKRGDIDSLTDALESHFHDQKRDDLLKFL from the coding sequence ATGTTCGAGGATCGTCCGGACCGCGACGAGGTCGTGCTCGTCGGCCGGTCCAACGTCGGCAAGTCGACGCTGATGCGGGAACTCACGGGGCATTCGGTGTCGACGGGGCGCAAGCCCGGCGTCACCCGCCAGCCCAACCATTTCGACTGGACGTCGGAGAGTTTCATGTTCACCGACCTCCCCGGCTTCGGCTTCATGTCCGGCGTCTCCGAGGAGCACCGCGAGCAGATCAAGACCGACGTGGTGCGCTACATCGAGGCCAACGCCGACGACATCCTCGCCGGCGTCCTCGTCGTCGACGGCAAGAGCGCCGTCGACATCATCGACCGCCACAGCGGCGAGGGCGAGGTGCCCCACGACGTGGAGCTCTTCCATTTCCTCCAAGAACTGGAGATTCCGACGGTCGTCGCCGTCAACAAGATGGACAAGGTCGACGACCGGGACGAACGCCTCGACGACCTCTGTGATCGACTCGGCCTCTACCCGCCGTGGCAACAGTGGCAGAACACCGTCGCACCGATCACCGCCAAGCGCGGCGATATCGACTCGCTCACGGACGCCTTGGAGTCACATTTCCACGACCAGAAACGGGACGACCTGCTGAAATTCCTCTAA
- a CDS encoding bile acid:sodium symporter family protein, translating to MLGMGLTLQPADFKRLVDRPVDVGIGAVTQWLVMPLAAYGLYLAFDLPDAIGVGLVLVGAAPGGTASNVMSYLGRGDVALSVAITTLTTLAAPIVMPAWTLFILGESVDVTFAEMFVSIVQIVIIPVVLGFVIRYVLDRRAPRAAEVGVDVFPVISVAAIVAIVAGVVGANVENILTAGALVLLAVVIHNAIGLGAGFGVGRAMGMSEDRTRTCAFEVGLQNSGLAVALATALFSPAAALIPALFSVWHNVTGPALASYFTWRDESEASAEGGVAGD from the coding sequence ATGCTGGGCATGGGGCTGACGCTCCAGCCGGCGGATTTCAAGCGGCTGGTCGACCGCCCGGTCGACGTCGGCATCGGGGCCGTGACGCAGTGGCTCGTGATGCCGCTGGCGGCCTACGGCCTGTATCTGGCGTTCGACCTACCCGACGCCATCGGCGTCGGCCTCGTTCTCGTCGGCGCGGCCCCGGGCGGGACCGCCTCGAACGTGATGAGCTACCTCGGCCGGGGCGACGTGGCGCTCTCGGTCGCGATCACGACGCTGACGACGCTCGCCGCCCCCATCGTGATGCCGGCGTGGACGCTGTTCATCCTCGGCGAGAGCGTCGACGTGACGTTCGCGGAGATGTTCGTCAGCATCGTCCAGATCGTCATCATCCCGGTCGTGCTCGGCTTCGTCATCCGGTACGTGCTGGACCGACGCGCGCCGCGTGCGGCCGAGGTGGGCGTCGACGTGTTCCCCGTGATCAGCGTCGCGGCCATCGTGGCCATCGTCGCGGGCGTCGTCGGCGCGAACGTCGAGAACATCCTCACCGCCGGCGCGTTGGTCCTGTTGGCGGTCGTCATCCACAACGCGATCGGTCTCGGGGCCGGGTTCGGCGTCGGCCGAGCGATGGGCATGTCCGAAGACCGAACCCGGACCTGCGCGTTCGAGGTCGGTCTCCAGAACAGCGGTCTCGCCGTCGCGCTGGCAACGGCGCTGTTCTCTCCGGCCGCGGCGCTCATCCCCGCGCTATTCAGCGTCTGGCACAACGTCACCGGGCCGGCGCTGGCGAGTTATTTCACGTGGCGCGACGAGTCAGAAGCGAGCGCCGAGGGCGGTGTCGCCGGCGACTGA
- a CDS encoding NOG1 family protein — protein sequence MIFEDLPTTPRSEELIDKAFSRAARSGRSKSGLEAQQSMLQTAGNILSDNLENVVTEWPDFDIVDPFYRELADAVLRESVSSRTAEDGTEQTGIDALRASLSEVTWASRQVEAIQREYNSKLRKTDVDTARKHRKQAFARMADVVEEVETDLRRVGDARNALRDLPDIRPDEPTIVVAGYPNVGKSSFVNDVTRASNEIARYPFTTRGIQIGHFERDHIRYQIIDTPGLLDRPEADRNEIESQAVSALAHLADAVLFVVDASGACGYPLEDQLALRDAVADRFDAPVRTVCNKSDRSTDVEADAYMSVAEDENVDDVLDLAITTVDWESDLPSR from the coding sequence ATGATTTTCGAAGACCTACCGACTACGCCCCGGTCGGAGGAACTCATCGACAAGGCCTTCTCGCGGGCCGCCCGCTCCGGGCGGTCGAAGTCGGGACTCGAGGCCCAGCAGTCGATGCTGCAGACGGCGGGCAACATCCTCTCGGACAATCTGGAGAACGTGGTGACGGAGTGGCCGGACTTCGACATCGTCGATCCGTTCTATCGCGAACTCGCGGACGCGGTCCTGCGGGAGTCGGTCTCGTCACGCACCGCCGAGGACGGCACCGAACAGACCGGCATCGACGCCCTCCGGGCGAGCCTCTCCGAGGTGACCTGGGCGAGTCGGCAGGTGGAGGCTATCCAGCGGGAGTACAACAGCAAACTCCGGAAGACGGACGTCGACACCGCGCGCAAACACCGCAAGCAGGCCTTCGCCCGCATGGCCGATGTCGTCGAGGAGGTCGAGACCGACCTCCGGCGGGTCGGCGACGCCCGCAACGCGCTCCGTGACCTGCCCGACATCCGCCCCGACGAACCGACCATCGTCGTCGCGGGCTACCCCAACGTCGGCAAGTCGTCGTTCGTCAACGACGTCACCCGCGCGAGCAACGAAATCGCGCGCTACCCGTTCACCACGCGCGGCATCCAGATCGGCCATTTCGAGCGCGACCACATCCGCTATCAGATCATCGACACGCCCGGACTGCTCGACCGGCCGGAGGCCGACCGCAACGAGATCGAGAGCCAGGCCGTGAGCGCGCTCGCCCACCTCGCGGACGCCGTGCTCTTCGTCGTCGACGCGAGCGGGGCGTGTGGCTACCCGCTCGAAGACCAGCTTGCGCTCCGCGACGCCGTCGCCGACCGATTCGACGCGCCCGTCCGCACCGTCTGTAACAAGAGCGACCGCTCGACCGACGTCGAGGCCGACGCCTACATGAGCGTCGCCGAGGACGAGAACGTCGACGACGTGCTCGACCTGGCCATTACGACGGTCGACTGGGAATCCGACCTGCCGTCTCGGTAA
- a CDS encoding DUF367 family protein produces the protein MDLHVRYAGDDDPEKCTARKLARFDLATLHRSDRATPYGVVLNPHAEQALSPADATETLVALDCSWESAGEARFSLPGDHRALPYLVAANPVNFGNPFQLTTVEALAAGLVILGHRSHAERILSKFTWGETFLELNDEPLRRYADCDDSADVVAVQQEYLDR, from the coding sequence GTGGATCTGCACGTGCGCTACGCGGGCGACGACGACCCCGAGAAATGCACGGCCCGCAAACTCGCCCGGTTCGACCTCGCGACCCTTCACCGGTCGGACCGCGCGACGCCGTACGGGGTCGTACTCAACCCCCACGCGGAGCAGGCGCTCTCGCCCGCCGACGCGACGGAGACGCTCGTGGCCCTCGACTGCTCGTGGGAGTCGGCCGGCGAGGCGCGCTTTTCTCTCCCCGGCGACCACCGCGCGCTCCCCTATCTGGTCGCAGCCAATCCCGTCAACTTCGGCAACCCGTTCCAACTCACGACCGTCGAAGCACTGGCGGCCGGCCTCGTCATCCTCGGCCACCGCTCCCACGCCGAGCGCATTCTCTCGAAGTTCACGTGGGGCGAGACGTTTCTCGAACTCAACGACGAACCCCTGCGCCGGTACGCCGACTGCGACGACTCGGCGGACGTGGTGGCGGTTCAGCAGGAGTATCTGGATCGGTAG
- a CDS encoding nuclear transport factor 2 family protein, translating into MNESDAEDAEATVRAFYAAIDDGAYDRLRELLAPEFVHHRPDRTLDGRERFVRFMREERPRTDTEHVVEAVAVAADRETVFVRGLLRAADGETLFGFVDVHRVGTAGIEALSTYTK; encoded by the coding sequence ATGAACGAGTCGGACGCCGAGGACGCCGAAGCGACGGTTCGCGCCTTCTACGCCGCCATCGACGACGGCGCGTACGACCGTCTCCGGGAACTGCTCGCTCCCGAGTTCGTCCACCACCGGCCCGACCGAACGCTCGACGGCCGCGAGCGATTCGTCCGGTTCATGCGCGAGGAGCGCCCCCGGACCGACACCGAGCACGTCGTCGAGGCAGTGGCGGTGGCCGCGGACAGGGAAACGGTGTTCGTCCGCGGGCTGCTGCGGGCGGCCGACGGCGAGACGCTGTTCGGGTTCGTGGACGTCCACCGAGTCGGCACGGCGGGCATCGAGGCGTTGTCGACCTACACGAAGTAG
- the serS gene encoding serine--tRNA ligase encodes MLSRQYFRENPDVVRRTLEDRGMADGVDLDRLLEIDEEWRSLKSEGDDLRHERNQVSERIGQLKSEGKEAEAEEAIERSQELKERLAEVESRADELESELESRLMELPNVPHDDVPVGEDESDNVETRRHGFDDLRDLPDTVTPHYDLGEDLDIIDEQRGAKTTGAGFYFLKGAGARLEHALIQFMMDVHRDQGYVDLFPPIPVKSTSMEGTGQLPKFAEDAYRIGGEETEDYDDDDLWLCPTAEVPVTNMYADDILLSDDLPLKHQAYTPNFRREAGEHGTETRGIVRVHQFNKVELVNFVDPAESYDRLDGLVDEAEEVLRRLGLPYRILTLCTGDLTFASAKTYDIEVWAPGTDAEDGPDRGGRWLEVSSASNFEDFQARRAGLRYRPERHESAEYLHTLNASGTAVGRVMVAILEYYQNDDGTVTVPEALRPYMGGKEVIEGHEKVGESAVGAGERD; translated from the coding sequence ATGCTCAGCAGGCAGTATTTCCGCGAGAATCCGGACGTGGTGCGTCGGACCCTCGAGGATCGGGGGATGGCCGACGGCGTCGATCTCGACCGACTGCTGGAGATCGACGAGGAGTGGCGGTCGCTCAAGAGCGAGGGCGACGACCTCCGCCACGAGCGCAACCAGGTGAGCGAGCGCATCGGCCAACTGAAATCGGAGGGCAAGGAGGCCGAGGCCGAGGAGGCCATCGAGCGCTCGCAGGAACTCAAAGAGCGTCTGGCGGAGGTCGAATCCCGGGCCGACGAACTCGAATCGGAACTCGAATCGCGGCTGATGGAACTCCCGAACGTCCCCCACGACGACGTGCCGGTCGGCGAGGACGAGAGCGATAACGTCGAAACGCGGCGCCACGGCTTCGACGATCTGCGTGACCTGCCCGACACGGTGACGCCCCACTACGACCTCGGCGAGGACCTCGACATCATCGACGAGCAACGCGGCGCCAAGACCACGGGCGCGGGCTTTTACTTCCTGAAGGGGGCGGGCGCCCGCCTCGAACACGCGCTCATCCAGTTCATGATGGATGTCCACCGCGACCAGGGCTACGTTGATCTCTTTCCCCCCATTCCGGTCAAATCCACGTCGATGGAGGGGACCGGCCAACTCCCCAAGTTCGCGGAGGACGCCTACCGCATCGGCGGCGAGGAGACCGAGGACTACGACGACGACGACCTCTGGCTCTGCCCCACCGCCGAGGTGCCCGTCACCAACATGTACGCCGACGACATCCTGCTCAGCGACGACCTGCCGCTGAAACACCAGGCGTACACTCCCAACTTCCGGCGCGAGGCGGGCGAGCACGGGACGGAGACCCGGGGCATCGTCCGCGTCCACCAGTTCAACAAGGTGGAACTCGTCAACTTCGTCGACCCGGCCGAGAGCTACGACCGCCTCGACGGACTCGTCGACGAGGCCGAGGAAGTTCTCCGTCGTCTCGGTCTCCCCTACCGCATCCTGACGCTCTGTACCGGCGACCTCACCTTCGCCTCCGCCAAGACCTACGACATCGAAGTGTGGGCGCCCGGCACCGACGCCGAGGACGGTCCCGACCGCGGCGGCCGGTGGCTCGAAGTCTCCAGCGCCTCGAACTTCGAGGACTTCCAGGCTCGGCGCGCGGGCCTCCGGTACCGCCCCGAGCGCCACGAGTCGGCGGAGTATCTCCACACGCTCAACGCCTCCGGCACCGCCGTCGGCCGCGTGATGGTCGCCATTCTCGAGTATTACCAGAACGACGACGGCACCGTCACCGTGCCCGAGGCGCTCCGGCCGTACATGGGCGGCAAGGAGGTCATCGAGGGCCACGAGAAGGTTGGCGAGAGCGCGGTCGGTGCCGGCGAGAGGGACTGA
- a CDS encoding MBL fold metallo-hydrolase, translated as MAIGDLTAVSDDTDCYYVDVGAFDVPGYGSVYLLDAERPAVVDTGLGTNVDRVVGALDELGIDALDTILTTHVHLDHAGGAGHLLDHYPDATVLSHDIGVPHLIDPSKLVAGTKAAVAEQWKYYVDPKPVPEDRIEGIEGGDTVDLGDHRLDVVHAPGHAPHQVMFHDRTDDVLFTGDAAGIRPPAEESLFPTSPPVNFDLETCLDDAATVADRNPETICFGHFGDAAFSPDLMDEYGDILTDWVEQVREKRGELGDDDAVIEHFAETAEPIEPWGERKTKAEHRLNVRGALGYLDHIGRK; from the coding sequence ATGGCTATCGGCGACCTCACTGCCGTCTCCGACGACACCGACTGCTACTACGTCGATGTCGGCGCGTTCGACGTGCCGGGCTACGGCTCCGTCTACCTCCTCGACGCGGAACGACCCGCCGTCGTCGACACCGGCCTCGGCACCAACGTCGACCGCGTCGTCGGCGCACTCGACGAACTCGGTATCGACGCTCTGGACACCATCCTGACGACGCACGTCCACCTCGACCACGCCGGCGGCGCCGGACACCTGCTCGATCACTACCCCGACGCGACGGTCCTGTCCCACGACATCGGCGTTCCACACCTGATCGACCCCTCGAAACTGGTCGCGGGGACGAAAGCGGCCGTCGCCGAACAGTGGAAATACTACGTCGACCCGAAACCCGTGCCCGAGGACCGGATCGAGGGGATCGAGGGCGGCGACACCGTCGACCTCGGCGACCACCGCCTCGACGTGGTCCACGCGCCGGGCCACGCCCCCCATCAGGTCATGTTCCACGACCGAACCGACGACGTGCTCTTTACGGGCGACGCGGCGGGCATCCGACCGCCCGCCGAGGAGTCACTGTTCCCGACGTCGCCGCCGGTGAACTTCGATCTGGAGACGTGTCTCGACGACGCGGCGACAGTCGCCGACCGAAACCCCGAGACCATCTGTTTCGGCCACTTCGGCGACGCGGCGTTCTCTCCCGATCTGATGGACGAGTACGGCGACATCCTCACCGACTGGGTGGAGCAGGTGCGCGAGAAACGGGGAGAACTCGGCGACGACGACGCCGTCATCGAGCATTTCGCGGAGACGGCCGAACCGATCGAGCCGTGGGGGGAACGAAAGACGAAAGCCGAACACCGCCTCAACGTCCGGGGCGCCCTCGGCTACCTCGACCACATCGGCAGAAAGTGA
- a CDS encoding cation:proton antiporter encodes MMAAGGGNLITLVAALIGVGVVAQILSDRFRVPSVVFLLASGVVLGPEVLGIVGPDSFGNALSAIVGLSVAIIVFEGAFHLRIGRLREAPAATFKLVTLGAAIALIGTAAVVHYALDVNWLIASLVGALLVATGPTVIAPILEVVPVRNRVGTALETEGIVNDVTAAILAVVIFEAIIEDVHAPSELFVLFAQRLGSGIVVGLAVAAIVFYALHYVDLSPGNAPQNARLLVLGGALVAYGGAEAVATEAGIAAAATAGIILGNVDVPYEEEITDFKGDITLIVLSFVFITLAALLQFEYLLALGLGGILVAAAVALVIRPLLVFISTAGDRFTRGERLFMSFVGPRGIIPASVATLFAVEFRAQGMPEEANVLVGTVFLVIFLTVALEAGFARQIAEFLDVIPMRVIIIGAGDVGQTLAQRLEDRGENVVLIEEDVNTVETARNAGLTVHHGDGTDTEVLRSAGADNAKIVATTTGDDDVNLLVAQLAESKFSPETILARVNNPANVDAFEDLGVRAISAVDATAMAFDDYIERPALVNWMSEIGEEGEVQEIEVTSEDLIGKSIAEIGPDLPPRSLIALVSRDGETIVPDGDCVLERGDRITVIGDDESVMEALSFAHPDE; translated from the coding sequence CTGATGGCCGCCGGCGGTGGGAATCTCATCACGCTGGTCGCGGCCCTCATCGGCGTGGGCGTCGTCGCGCAGATCCTTTCGGACCGGTTCCGGGTGCCGAGCGTCGTGTTCCTGCTGGCGTCCGGCGTCGTCCTCGGTCCGGAGGTGCTCGGAATCGTCGGCCCCGACTCCTTCGGCAACGCGCTCTCGGCCATCGTCGGCCTCTCGGTGGCCATCATCGTCTTCGAAGGCGCCTTCCACCTGCGCATCGGCCGGCTCCGTGAGGCGCCGGCGGCGACGTTCAAGCTCGTGACGCTCGGGGCCGCCATCGCGCTCATCGGCACCGCGGCCGTCGTCCACTACGCCCTCGACGTGAACTGGCTGATCGCCTCGCTCGTCGGCGCGCTCCTGGTCGCGACCGGTCCGACGGTCATCGCGCCGATCCTGGAAGTGGTGCCGGTGCGAAACCGCGTCGGCACCGCCCTCGAAACCGAGGGGATCGTCAACGACGTGACGGCGGCGATCCTCGCGGTCGTCATCTTCGAGGCGATCATCGAGGATGTCCACGCGCCGAGCGAACTGTTCGTGCTGTTCGCCCAGCGACTGGGAAGCGGCATCGTCGTCGGCCTCGCGGTCGCGGCCATCGTCTTCTACGCGCTTCACTACGTCGATCTCTCGCCGGGGAACGCGCCGCAGAACGCGCGGCTGCTGGTGCTGGGTGGCGCGCTCGTGGCCTACGGCGGGGCCGAGGCAGTCGCCACCGAAGCCGGGATCGCCGCCGCCGCCACCGCGGGCATCATCCTCGGCAACGTCGACGTGCCCTACGAGGAGGAGATCACGGATTTCAAAGGCGACATCACGCTGATCGTCCTCTCGTTCGTCTTCATTACGCTCGCCGCCCTGCTCCAGTTCGAGTATCTCCTCGCGCTCGGACTCGGCGGCATACTCGTCGCCGCCGCCGTCGCGCTGGTGATCCGTCCCCTGCTGGTGTTCATCAGCACGGCCGGCGATCGGTTCACTCGCGGGGAGCGTCTGTTCATGAGCTTCGTCGGCCCGCGGGGGATCATCCCCGCGTCGGTCGCGACGCTGTTCGCCGTCGAGTTCCGGGCACAGGGGATGCCCGAAGAGGCGAACGTGCTCGTGGGCACCGTCTTCCTCGTGATCTTCCTGACGGTCGCACTGGAGGCTGGCTTCGCCAGACAGATCGCCGAATTCCTGGACGTGATACCCATGCGTGTAATCATCATCGGCGCCGGGGACGTGGGGCAGACCCTCGCCCAGCGCCTCGAAGACCGCGGCGAAAACGTCGTCCTCATCGAAGAGGACGTGAACACCGTAGAGACGGCCCGCAACGCGGGGCTGACCGTCCACCACGGCGACGGCACCGACACCGAGGTGTTGCGCTCGGCGGGCGCCGACAACGCCAAGATCGTCGCCACCACGACCGGCGACGACGACGTGAACCTGCTGGTCGCCCAGCTCGCGGAGTCGAAGTTCTCGCCCGAGACCATCCTCGCCCGCGTGAACAACCCCGCCAACGTGGACGCCTTCGAGGACCTGGGCGTCCGCGCCATCTCCGCCGTGGACGCGACGGCGATGGCCTTCGACGACTACATCGAACGGCCCGCGCTCGTCAACTGGATGAGCGAGATCGGAGAGGAAGGCGAAGTCCAAGAGATCGAGGTGACCTCGGAGGACCTCATCGGCAAGTCCATCGCCGAAATCGGCCCGGATCTCCCGCCGCGCAGCCTGATCGCGCTCGTCTCCCGCGACGGCGAGACGATCGTCCCCGACGGCGACTGCGTCCTCGAACGCGGTGACCGAATCACCGTCATCGGCGACGACGAGTCGGTGATGGAGGCGCTGTCGTTCGCCCACCCCGACGAGTAA
- a CDS encoding ATP-binding protein: MTDPALEVVEFLLTAHVYTDDRSLEESDLPPRFRRVFWADEDDTDDADDDMPTGGIERPLVVTERTARQATGVEHPWDAVSDLLFTEQENFSGRISLTQPDMAIDWVVERADRERIATNPTLASVVADRDDVDVTLEEAREQTRPIHADRVWIDSLLDAYFDEEEDAEMLDLVQVRAPEEIEMTLDDLVLTEDQEGEIQKIVKAIEHREYLAEIGLREIGKLLFVGPPGTGKTTATRALAHELGLPFVEVKLSMITSQYLGETAKNVEKTFEVAKRLSPCILFIDEFDSVAKTRRSDEHAALKRAVNTLLKSIDDISLIRDEVLLIGATNHPDQLDAAAWRRFDEIVNFPKPDRQMRADILEVITRRMDIAEFDPQAVAERTEGLTGSDLRMVLREAVLEALTEERTALTQADILDAVDDFEERDNLKNMDMIDGDADALVAGDGGHDHDHDHDH; encoded by the coding sequence ATGACTGATCCGGCTCTCGAAGTCGTTGAGTTCCTCCTCACAGCCCACGTCTATACGGACGACCGATCTCTCGAGGAGAGCGACCTGCCGCCGCGATTCCGGCGGGTCTTCTGGGCCGACGAGGACGACACCGACGACGCCGACGACGACATGCCAACGGGTGGGATCGAACGACCGCTCGTCGTTACCGAGCGCACCGCGCGCCAGGCGACGGGCGTCGAACACCCGTGGGACGCCGTGTCAGACCTGCTGTTCACGGAGCAGGAGAACTTCTCCGGCCGCATCTCGCTGACACAGCCCGACATGGCCATCGACTGGGTGGTCGAACGGGCCGACCGCGAACGCATCGCCACCAACCCGACGCTCGCGTCCGTCGTCGCCGACCGTGACGATGTCGACGTGACGCTCGAAGAGGCACGGGAACAGACCCGCCCGATCCACGCCGACCGGGTGTGGATCGACAGCCTCCTCGACGCCTACTTCGACGAGGAGGAGGACGCCGAGATGCTCGATCTGGTCCAGGTGCGCGCCCCAGAGGAGATCGAGATGACGCTCGACGACCTCGTGCTCACCGAGGACCAGGAAGGCGAGATCCAGAAGATCGTCAAGGCGATCGAACACCGGGAGTATCTGGCCGAGATCGGCCTGCGCGAGATCGGCAAACTCCTCTTCGTCGGACCACCGGGCACCGGGAAAACCACCGCAACGCGCGCACTGGCGCACGAACTCGGCCTGCCCTTCGTCGAGGTGAAGCTGTCGATGATCACCAGCCAGTATCTCGGTGAGACGGCGAAAAACGTCGAGAAGACCTTCGAGGTGGCCAAACGCCTCTCGCCGTGTATTCTCTTCATCGACGAGTTCGACTCGGTCGCCAAAACCCGACGGTCGGACGAACACGCCGCGCTCAAGCGGGCGGTCAACACCCTCCTAAAGAGCATCGACGACATCAGCCTCATCCGCGACGAGGTGTTGCTGATCGGCGCGACCAACCACCCCGACCAGCTCGACGCGGCGGCGTGGCGACGCTTCGACGAAATCGTCAACTTCCCCAAGCCCGATCGGCAGATGCGCGCCGACATCCTCGAGGTGATCACCCGGCGGATGGACATCGCCGAGTTCGATCCGCAGGCGGTCGCGGAGCGCACCGAGGGCCTCACGGGGAGCGACCTGCGGATGGTGCTGCGGGAGGCCGTCCTCGAAGCCCTCACCGAGGAGCGCACGGCGCTCACGCAGGCGGACATCCTCGACGCTGTCGACGACTTCGAGGAGCGGGACAACCTCAAGAACATGGACATGATCGACGGCGACGCCGACGCCCTCGTCGCGGGCGACGGCGGCCACGATCACGACCACGACCACGATCACTGA
- a CDS encoding alcohol dehydrogenase, with protein MRAAVIPEAGAEFELVDRAVPTPSPDEVRIAVDACGVCHSDAFVKEGTFPGVSYPRIPGHEVVGRVDAVGDDVTAWSEGDRVGAGWHGGHCFSCEPCRRGDFLQCENADITGLTFDGGYAEYTTVPAEAVAAVPDDLDPIDAAPLLCAGVTTYNALRNSDARPGDLVAVVGVGGLGHLGIQYAHAAGFETVAISRSPGKESLAYDLGADHFVDASDTDAAEALQELGGARVVLSTAPSADAISSVVGGLGADGDVVVVGLPGESVPVDVQHLVGTRGSVSGWGSGHARDSQDTLEFSSLREITPVVETFDLGEVGDAYARMMENEARFRAVLDV; from the coding sequence ATGCGAGCAGCCGTCATCCCCGAAGCTGGCGCCGAGTTCGAACTCGTCGATCGAGCGGTTCCCACTCCCTCCCCGGACGAGGTCCGCATCGCCGTCGACGCCTGTGGCGTCTGTCACAGCGACGCCTTCGTCAAGGAGGGGACGTTCCCCGGCGTGAGCTACCCCCGCATCCCCGGACACGAGGTCGTCGGTCGCGTCGACGCCGTCGGCGACGATGTCACGGCTTGGAGCGAGGGCGACCGCGTCGGCGCCGGGTGGCACGGCGGCCACTGTTTCTCCTGTGAACCGTGTCGCCGCGGGGACTTCCTCCAGTGTGAGAACGCCGACATCACGGGGCTGACCTTCGACGGCGGCTACGCCGAGTACACGACCGTCCCCGCCGAAGCGGTGGCGGCCGTCCCCGACGACCTCGATCCCATCGACGCGGCACCCCTCCTCTGTGCCGGCGTGACGACGTACAACGCCCTCCGGAACAGCGACGCCCGGCCCGGCGACCTGGTCGCCGTCGTCGGCGTCGGTGGCCTCGGCCATCTCGGCATCCAGTACGCCCACGCGGCCGGCTTCGAAACCGTCGCCATCTCCCGCAGTCCGGGGAAGGAGTCGCTCGCCTACGATCTCGGCGCCGACCACTTCGTCGACGCGAGCGACACGGACGCCGCTGAGGCGCTGCAGGAACTCGGTGGGGCACGGGTCGTCCTCTCGACGGCCCCGTCGGCGGACGCCATCTCCTCCGTCGTCGGCGGTCTCGGCGCCGACGGCGATGTGGTCGTCGTCGGTCTCCCCGGCGAGTCCGTCCCCGTCGATGTCCAGCATCTCGTCGGCACCCGTGGCTCCGTCTCTGGGTGGGGCTCCGGACACGCCCGTGACTCCCAGGACACGCTCGAGTTCAGTTCCCTCCGGGAGATCACGCCCGTCGTCGAGACGTTCGACCTCGGCGAGGTCGGCGACGCCTACGCCCGGATGATGGAAAACGAGGCCCGGTTCCGCGCCGTCCTCGACGTCTAA